A DNA window from Pseudarthrobacter sp. W1I19 contains the following coding sequences:
- a CDS encoding sigma-70 family RNA polymerase sigma factor produces the protein MDIDSTTLLTALLAGSANRETALARLHEMMLRIATHLAYRRGPAFRVSGPELDDLAHQAANDAMVSLLGKLDTFRGESRFTTWAYRFVALEVSNKLSRHFWRTPSASLDVEEYERLPAVITEDPLEQTQHRELSAAVRRALTETLTDHQRRLFVAIVIDGVPINTMAAQSGSNRGAIYKTVFDARRKIRAYLASNGYLADEPVAARATD, from the coding sequence ATGGACATTGACTCCACAACGTTGCTCACGGCGCTCCTCGCTGGCAGTGCTAACCGTGAAACCGCGTTAGCACGTCTCCATGAAATGATGCTGAGGATCGCCACTCATCTGGCATACCGGCGCGGGCCCGCATTCAGAGTCAGCGGGCCAGAACTTGATGACCTTGCACATCAGGCCGCCAACGATGCCATGGTCTCGCTTCTGGGAAAGCTCGATACCTTCCGCGGAGAAAGTCGATTCACGACGTGGGCATATCGCTTTGTGGCGCTGGAGGTCTCCAACAAGCTCAGCCGCCACTTTTGGCGGACCCCTTCGGCGTCCCTTGATGTTGAGGAATACGAGCGGCTACCCGCCGTGATCACAGAAGACCCACTCGAGCAGACACAGCACAGGGAACTTAGTGCCGCTGTGCGTAGGGCCCTGACTGAGACCTTGACAGATCACCAGCGTCGACTCTTCGTCGCAATCGTGATCGATGGAGTTCCCATAAACACCATGGCTGCTCAGTCGGGATCGAATAGGGGCGCTATTTACAAGACTGTATTTGACGCACGCCGCAAAATTCGCGCCTATCTGGCTAGCAACGGATACCTGGCCGATGAGCCTGTCGCTGCCCGAGCTACTGACTAA
- a CDS encoding ferritin-like domain-containing protein, with protein sequence MSENRFISDVISASAETQTDRAQLTDMVVEAQTGSPPVKNSDGGPSDSSILNFALSLEYLEAEFYLRGATGQGLPDDLVGGTGTPGPVSGGRQVHFQSPLVKNIAREIAMDERAHVVFLRDALGSAAVARPRISLDHSFTAAATAAGLVKPGEIFDPYANDRNFLFAAFLFEDVGVTAFKGAAPFISNKTYLDAAAGLLATEAYHAGIIRASLYNEGLVDESVFDAVRKLSTVRNAVSGPAEDDQDLGTRDEANLIPTDEHGRAFGRTPAEILNIVYLDAQAGAAGGFYPDGINGTIVHGTGPRTN encoded by the coding sequence ATGTCTGAGAACCGCTTTATCAGTGACGTCATAAGCGCCAGTGCAGAGACGCAAACGGACCGAGCCCAACTGACCGACATGGTTGTGGAGGCGCAGACCGGCTCGCCGCCGGTCAAAAACAGCGATGGCGGGCCAAGCGACAGTTCAATCCTGAACTTTGCTCTCAGCCTGGAGTACCTTGAAGCCGAGTTCTACTTACGCGGCGCAACGGGACAGGGTCTACCCGACGATTTGGTGGGCGGAACGGGAACGCCGGGACCGGTGTCAGGCGGCCGACAAGTTCACTTTCAGAGTCCCTTGGTCAAGAACATCGCCCGAGAAATCGCCATGGATGAACGCGCCCACGTCGTGTTCCTCCGCGACGCACTAGGCAGCGCAGCCGTAGCGCGTCCACGCATATCTCTCGATCACAGTTTCACTGCTGCAGCGACCGCTGCAGGCTTGGTCAAGCCCGGCGAGATCTTCGACCCGTACGCGAACGACCGTAACTTCCTCTTCGCCGCCTTTCTCTTCGAAGATGTGGGAGTTACCGCTTTCAAGGGGGCAGCGCCATTCATCTCCAATAAGACCTACCTTGACGCAGCAGCGGGCCTTCTCGCCACAGAGGCTTACCACGCGGGGATCATTAGGGCTTCCCTGTACAACGAAGGACTTGTGGACGAATCAGTGTTTGATGCTGTGCGAAAGCTTTCCACAGTTAGGAATGCCGTCAGCGGGCCAGCAGAGGATGATCAAGACCTCGGCACCAGGGACGAAGCCAACCTGATTCCAACCGACGAACACGGGCGGGCATTCGGCCGCACACCAGCAGAGATCCTTAACATCGTCTACCTCGACGCCCAGGCGGGAGCTGCCGGAGGTTTCTACCCTGACGGAATCAACGGAACGATCGTGCACGGCACGGGGCCCCGCACGAATTAA
- a CDS encoding carboxymuconolactone decarboxylase family protein, with protein sequence MHGHQADAQYMKDLKESAPEMVSAFFAFDKAVFGKKTGVLDPLVRELIAVGVALTTQCSFCIEDHTKRAVTAGASKADIAETVTVATALRAGGGVTHGWKAMRSIAEGD encoded by the coding sequence ATGCATGGTCACCAGGCAGATGCCCAGTACATGAAGGATCTGAAGGAAAGCGCGCCGGAGATGGTCTCCGCGTTCTTCGCGTTCGACAAGGCGGTTTTCGGCAAGAAGACCGGCGTCCTTGACCCCCTCGTCCGGGAACTCATCGCAGTAGGTGTCGCGCTCACCACACAATGCTCCTTCTGTATCGAGGATCACACCAAGCGCGCCGTCACCGCAGGAGCCTCCAAAGCCGACATAGCGGAAACCGTCACGGTTGCTACCGCCCTGCGTGCCGGCGGTGGAGTGACCCACGGGTGGAAAGCGATGAGAAGCATCGCTGAAGGGGACTGA
- a CDS encoding GNAT family N-acetyltransferase, which produces MPRNVEDSFGCTKKEQHCINAVQAVMKRLPDTDEILISDNSDVGIYEAVMEGVIVGGIAYRKVGNLVTLLVTSVFPEFRGKGIPSKLLRGVLDKIRTRGETLAVKCPFAAEFIVSHAEYADLLDTVHARRHPTRDPTSDRAGLYKIDKLY; this is translated from the coding sequence ATGCCACGCAATGTGGAAGACTCGTTTGGTTGCACCAAGAAGGAGCAACACTGCATTAATGCTGTACAGGCAGTCATGAAGCGCCTTCCCGATACGGACGAAATCCTTATTTCCGATAACAGTGACGTTGGCATATACGAGGCAGTAATGGAGGGCGTAATTGTCGGTGGCATTGCGTACCGCAAAGTCGGCAACCTCGTTACACTTCTCGTGACATCCGTGTTTCCAGAGTTTAGAGGCAAGGGAATCCCCTCGAAGCTTCTCAGAGGTGTCTTGGACAAGATTCGCACTCGGGGCGAAACTCTCGCTGTGAAATGCCCATTCGCAGCAGAATTTATTGTTTCTCACGCCGAGTACGCCGACCTGCTCGATACGGTTCATGCTCGGCGTCACCCAACGCGTGACCCCACCTCAGATCGAGCAGGGCTATATAAAATCGATAAGTTATATTAA
- the msrB gene encoding peptide-methionine (R)-S-oxide reductase MsrB — MPDMDYRKEPEKISQLTPDQYKVTQEAATEPAFRNEFWDNRDAGLYVDIVSGEPLFASINKFNSGTGWPSFTVPIDRDNIVLNKDNSHGMVRTEVRSKHGESHLGHLFDDGPIDQGGLRYCINSAALRFVPVDQLQASGYGQFRDLFASDVAS; from the coding sequence ATGCCCGACATGGATTACCGCAAAGAGCCGGAAAAAATTTCCCAACTCACGCCCGATCAATACAAAGTTACGCAGGAAGCCGCGACCGAGCCTGCATTCCGAAACGAATTCTGGGACAACCGTGATGCCGGCCTGTATGTCGATATCGTCTCCGGCGAGCCGTTGTTCGCGTCCATCAACAAGTTCAATAGCGGTACGGGATGGCCCAGCTTCACCGTGCCGATTGACCGCGACAACATCGTCCTGAATAAGGACAATAGCCATGGCATGGTGCGAACTGAGGTACGGTCCAAGCACGGCGAGAGTCATTTGGGGCATCTATTCGATGACGGTCCGATTGACCAGGGAGGGTTGCGCTACTGCATCAACTCTGCGGCCTTGCGTTTCGTTCCGGTGGATCAGCTTCAGGCCTCGGGGTACGGACAGTTCCGCGACCTCTTCGCCTCGGACGTAGCCTCGTGA
- the trxA gene encoding thioredoxin, whose translation MAVVELTDESFETTLKDNDIVLVDFWAPWCGPCRQFAPIFEKSAEDNPDIVHGKLDTEVAQRVAAAAGISAIPTLMAFRQGVIVFNQAGALPTAALAQVVEGVRNLDLRDVRTKVPAPNSAGTREY comes from the coding sequence ATGGCAGTCGTCGAACTTACGGACGAAAGTTTCGAGACCACCCTCAAGGATAACGACATTGTCCTCGTTGACTTTTGGGCCCCCTGGTGCGGTCCTTGCCGGCAATTTGCCCCGATTTTCGAAAAATCCGCAGAAGATAATCCCGATATAGTTCACGGGAAGCTGGATACGGAGGTAGCGCAGCGCGTTGCGGCGGCAGCGGGGATCTCGGCGATTCCGACACTGATGGCGTTCCGTCAGGGTGTCATCGTTTTCAACCAGGCAGGCGCCCTGCCTACCGCTGCTCTGGCTCAGGTTGTAGAGGGTGTCAGGAACCTGGACTTGCGCGATGTCCGAACTAAAGTCCCCGCTCCTAACAGTGCCGGAACACGGGAATACTGA
- a CDS encoding GNAT family N-acetyltransferase → MAEPAEPTHYDFEYLDQAGYPDGKGTLSQDQAVLIDEILDDPHAPAFDFYVVNDEKSGIYEAIVGDTEIAGLPYTAAGNDRLVLLATSVFPDYRKQGVATELIRRVLDDVRAQGKTVTIMCPIVRTFIKRNPGYADLINAAHPGVTSRSQHS, encoded by the coding sequence ATGGCCGAACCAGCTGAGCCAACTCACTACGATTTTGAATACCTAGATCAAGCCGGTTATCCGGATGGGAAGGGAACCCTTAGCCAAGACCAGGCCGTCCTCATCGACGAAATCCTCGATGATCCCCATGCGCCCGCCTTCGACTTCTATGTGGTCAACGACGAGAAATCCGGGATCTACGAAGCGATTGTTGGTGACACTGAGATTGCTGGCCTTCCATACACAGCGGCCGGCAACGACAGACTCGTACTTCTGGCTACCTCAGTGTTCCCCGACTACCGCAAACAAGGTGTGGCCACCGAGCTGATACGGCGTGTCCTCGACGATGTACGCGCGCAGGGCAAAACGGTCACGATCATGTGCCCAATTGTCCGAACGTTCATTAAGCGGAACCCTGGCTACGCAGACCTCATCAACGCCGCCCATCCAGGAGTGACCAGCCGGTCGCAACACTCCTAG
- a CDS encoding TetR/AcrR family transcriptional regulator, producing the protein MEENFQKAVAGRLTVRGEKTRSRIVTTAADLIRVRGVGGTTLDDVALVSKVSKSQLYRHFEDKPALVRAVIDFVGERRIAGERERLGNVRTFAGLRRWRDAVVETNALHEGKYGCSLGSLANEVADQDAIARKKLHELFTAWEELFADLLRRFQQDGLIPQDADIDQLATGFIAALQGGYLLAQTSRDVTPMATALDVSIAHLSLLSREPSEVV; encoded by the coding sequence GTGGAGGAGAACTTTCAGAAAGCCGTGGCAGGACGTTTGACTGTACGTGGCGAGAAGACACGGTCTCGAATCGTCACGACCGCAGCTGACCTGATACGCGTACGCGGAGTCGGTGGAACCACCCTGGATGATGTCGCTTTAGTGAGCAAGGTCAGCAAGTCACAGTTATACCGCCACTTTGAAGATAAGCCCGCCCTGGTGCGAGCAGTAATAGACTTCGTGGGGGAGCGCCGGATCGCTGGCGAACGGGAGCGGCTGGGCAACGTTAGAACGTTCGCTGGCTTACGGCGCTGGAGAGATGCGGTAGTCGAAACGAATGCCCTGCACGAGGGTAAATACGGGTGTTCCTTGGGTTCGTTAGCGAACGAGGTCGCCGACCAGGACGCAATTGCCCGTAAGAAGCTCCACGAGCTCTTCACTGCTTGGGAAGAACTTTTCGCGGATCTCCTTCGCCGCTTCCAACAGGATGGACTCATCCCCCAGGACGCCGACATCGATCAACTCGCCACAGGATTCATCGCAGCTCTTCAAGGGGGGTATTTGCTGGCTCAGACGTCACGGGATGTCACGCCAATGGCGACCGCTCTTGATGTCTCAATCGCACATCTCAGCCTTCTCTCTCGCGAACCAAGTGAAGTCGTCTAG
- a CDS encoding DUF6510 family protein encodes MDNLDGNVLAGPTSDIFGFDLTSSQGQCQFCEDIAVLGQSMVYGMPMGFVARCRRCGHVLMVIMEHAGRKSFSAQGLRWLRPSEIGGFHE; translated from the coding sequence ATGGACAACCTCGACGGGAATGTTCTTGCAGGGCCAACCAGTGATATTTTCGGATTCGACCTGACGTCAAGCCAAGGTCAATGTCAGTTTTGTGAGGATATCGCAGTACTAGGCCAGTCCATGGTTTATGGCATGCCGATGGGTTTCGTTGCACGCTGCCGAAGGTGCGGCCACGTCCTCATGGTCATCATGGAACACGCGGGGCGGAAGTCTTTCAGCGCACAAGGGCTCCGCTGGCTTAGACCATCGGAAATCGGCGGATTCCATGAATGA
- a CDS encoding DUF5709 domain-containing protein, producing MPSSNDSNFFEYSAENFGLLPPDESLDGDELGDDIEETGYSPLDRRPADLSWGFTEREARSHESLSDRLAREIPEETGEFLGDGIGDTTDTDGELIDDQVGSVRAGRLTWAFPDSFDPAEDYLANDIGIDGGGASAEEAAMHIVIDPDDLP from the coding sequence ATGCCTAGCAGCAATGACAGCAACTTCTTTGAATACTCAGCCGAGAACTTTGGCCTACTTCCACCTGATGAGAGCCTGGACGGTGATGAGCTCGGCGATGACATCGAGGAAACCGGGTACTCGCCATTGGACAGGCGGCCGGCTGACCTCTCGTGGGGTTTTACGGAGCGCGAAGCGCGATCCCATGAATCTCTGTCCGACAGGCTCGCACGAGAAATCCCCGAGGAGACAGGCGAATTTCTCGGAGACGGTATCGGTGACACTACTGACACCGACGGAGAGCTAATAGACGATCAGGTTGGTTCGGTTCGGGCCGGTCGCTTGACCTGGGCTTTTCCTGACAGTTTCGACCCCGCCGAAGACTATCTGGCGAACGACATCGGTATAGACGGGGGAGGTGCGTCCGCCGAAGAAGCTGCCATGCACATTGTCATCGATCCTGATGACCTTCCTTGA
- a CDS encoding MFS transporter, which produces MAFISSVISLVAGFAAVGSTIPLFNLYRAQDGFTNADISMAVVSYSAATLITLLVLGRVSGHLGRRPTSIAGMILLLLACLLLLEVHDVGVLIFCRVLMGFGAGLASSSLSAYIIDTAPGHPAWLASVASSQTIMLGLAVGTVVSGALVQFGPWPRQLIFIVVIALLLVSVALIAISPETVNRRPGAWRSLRPRVHVPARVGGQLPSAAAILLATWAAGAFYQAFVPALVEDQLHTSSALIVGVVFAAYMGSSVLGAPLNSRFSAATAQRIGMVSFFVGMIGVVAAIATGTLMLFIAATLVAGASQGVAISATTRNLLHGSNLADRAPTFSVIYLLSYSGATIPALVAGHLSDSFSIPQIALGYSAFAFVATVLALVVARNPNFGHEREHLPS; this is translated from the coding sequence TTGGCCTTCATATCGTCGGTGATATCGCTGGTGGCCGGATTTGCGGCGGTCGGTTCTACGATCCCACTGTTCAACCTCTACCGCGCACAGGATGGGTTTACAAACGCTGATATTTCAATGGCGGTCGTCTCCTACTCGGCCGCCACACTCATAACACTTTTAGTGCTGGGGCGAGTGTCCGGTCATCTGGGCCGACGGCCAACCTCGATTGCCGGGATGATCCTGCTCTTGCTGGCTTGTCTGCTACTGCTGGAAGTGCACGACGTCGGTGTCCTGATCTTCTGTCGGGTGCTGATGGGTTTTGGCGCCGGACTCGCCAGTAGCAGCCTAAGTGCCTACATAATCGACACGGCGCCCGGTCACCCGGCCTGGTTAGCATCGGTTGCCTCCAGCCAGACGATCATGCTCGGCCTGGCCGTCGGTACTGTCGTCTCCGGTGCCTTGGTCCAGTTCGGACCGTGGCCGCGCCAACTCATCTTCATAGTGGTCATAGCCCTCCTCCTGGTCTCTGTGGCATTGATCGCTATCAGCCCCGAAACTGTGAATCGGAGGCCAGGTGCCTGGCGGTCATTGAGACCGCGTGTCCATGTGCCCGCACGAGTCGGGGGGCAGCTCCCGAGCGCGGCAGCTATACTCTTGGCCACGTGGGCAGCCGGAGCCTTCTATCAAGCCTTTGTACCGGCACTGGTAGAAGATCAACTGCATACCAGTAGCGCACTCATCGTCGGAGTGGTGTTCGCCGCCTATATGGGGTCCAGTGTTTTAGGCGCTCCCCTTAATAGCAGATTTAGCGCCGCAACCGCCCAGCGCATCGGTATGGTTAGTTTCTTTGTTGGGATGATAGGCGTTGTCGCGGCAATCGCCACGGGCACCCTGATGCTGTTCATCGCTGCGACTCTCGTCGCCGGCGCCTCTCAAGGCGTCGCCATCAGCGCCACCACCCGCAACCTGCTTCATGGCAGCAACCTGGCCGACAGGGCCCCAACCTTCAGCGTCATTTACCTGCTCAGCTATAGTGGCGCAACAATTCCTGCACTCGTTGCAGGACACCTTTCCGATAGTTTCTCAATTCCGCAGATTGCCCTTGGCTACAGCGCATTTGCTTTTGTCGCCACCGTGCTCGCTCTCGTCGTGGCACGAAACCCCAACTTCGGGCACGAGCGGGAACATCTGCCCAGTTGA
- the msrA gene encoding peptide-methionine (S)-S-oxide reductase MsrA, whose protein sequence is MSRDRVILASGCFWGAQELLRKKPGVISTLAGYSGGTTQDATYRNHGDHAESVEIVFDPDQITFRELLEFFFQIHNPSTLDRQGNDVGRSYRSAIFYTSDEQRQMALETIQDVDASGLWPGKVVTEVAPAGHFWEAEDVHQDYLQKYPAGYTCHYVRPEWKLPHRESQTTDAR, encoded by the coding sequence GTGAGCCGCGACCGTGTGATCCTGGCAAGCGGTTGCTTCTGGGGTGCCCAGGAATTGCTTCGAAAGAAGCCCGGTGTCATCTCCACCCTCGCCGGGTATTCCGGAGGAACTACGCAGGACGCAACGTACCGCAACCATGGGGACCACGCTGAAAGCGTTGAAATCGTTTTTGATCCGGACCAAATTACCTTCCGGGAGTTACTCGAGTTTTTCTTCCAGATCCACAATCCCTCCACACTCGATCGACAGGGTAACGACGTGGGCCGCAGCTACCGCTCCGCAATTTTCTATACCAGCGACGAACAGAGGCAGATGGCGCTGGAAACCATCCAGGACGTAGACGCGTCAGGGCTTTGGCCTGGGAAGGTCGTAACCGAAGTAGCGCCGGCTGGTCACTTTTGGGAAGCAGAGGACGTACACCAGGACTATCTGCAAAAGTACCCGGCGGGCTACACATGCCACTACGTCCGACCTGAGTGGAAGCTCCCGCATCGAGAGAGCCAGACCACAGACGCTCGCTAG
- a CDS encoding sulfite oxidase-like oxidoreductase: MAVFGGQRHRYDNPSLPPGQFLTDSFPVLSAGPTPSIAADDWEFTIRTETGKTRRWNWAQFMALPSEDITVDIHCVTSWSKLGTGWRGVSLDTLFDGVETGFEFVMAHSYGGYTTNLPLEEVLAGRAWIAHEYDGKKLAPEHGGPARLLIPHLYFWKSAKWVRGLVMQDKNAPGFWERNGYNLHGDPWREERYA, encoded by the coding sequence ATGGCAGTTTTCGGAGGTCAACGCCACCGGTATGACAATCCCTCTCTGCCGCCCGGCCAGTTTTTGACGGACTCATTCCCGGTGTTGTCAGCAGGCCCGACTCCGTCGATTGCTGCAGACGACTGGGAGTTCACCATTCGTACTGAAACGGGAAAGACCCGTCGGTGGAATTGGGCCCAGTTTATGGCTCTCCCGTCGGAGGACATTACCGTCGACATCCACTGCGTAACCAGTTGGTCGAAACTGGGCACCGGCTGGAGAGGCGTTTCACTGGATACTTTGTTCGATGGTGTCGAGACGGGGTTCGAGTTCGTGATGGCCCATTCATACGGCGGCTACACCACAAATCTTCCCCTCGAGGAAGTCCTCGCTGGGCGGGCATGGATCGCCCACGAGTACGACGGTAAGAAGCTCGCTCCGGAACACGGGGGGCCAGCACGTCTCTTGATTCCCCACCTGTATTTCTGGAAGAGCGCCAAATGGGTGCGCGGACTTGTCATGCAGGACAAGAACGCTCCAGGGTTTTGGGAGCGGAACGGCTACAACCTACACGGAGATCCGTGGCGGGAAGAACGTTACGCGTGA
- a CDS encoding NADP-dependent oxidoreductase, whose product MKAVVVTDQSAGTAGMRVGERPQPSAAINDVIVEIHAAGFVPTEVDWPSTWTDRAGRDRAPSILGHELAGVVTSLGYGTTGLTVGQRVFGISDWHRDGTLAEYVAIEARNLAPLPGDVDFTVAASLPISGLTAWQGLFAHGRLESGQSILVHGAAGAVGTMVTQLARETGAYVIGTGRTADRQKTLDFGAHEFVDLSNDNLRDIGEVDLVFDVIGGDIQKQSASLIRPGGTLVSITGPVEAHPKDGLAVDFVVESDRRQLGEIVRRIRDGRLRTNIGNIGQMEDAISDLNPAERRNGKTIIQVRP is encoded by the coding sequence ATGAAAGCAGTAGTGGTGACGGATCAGTCCGCTGGAACAGCCGGGATGAGAGTGGGGGAACGGCCACAGCCGTCGGCAGCGATAAATGATGTCATCGTTGAGATTCACGCTGCGGGATTCGTCCCGACAGAGGTGGATTGGCCTTCAACCTGGACCGATCGTGCCGGACGAGATCGGGCACCCTCCATCCTCGGCCACGAACTGGCCGGCGTCGTGACCTCGCTCGGTTACGGCACGACGGGGCTGACTGTGGGTCAACGCGTGTTTGGTATCTCGGACTGGCATCGAGACGGCACCTTGGCGGAGTACGTCGCAATTGAGGCACGAAATCTTGCTCCGTTGCCGGGCGATGTGGACTTCACGGTCGCCGCGAGCCTGCCAATCTCGGGCTTGACCGCGTGGCAGGGACTTTTCGCCCACGGCCGCCTCGAATCGGGGCAAAGCATCCTCGTGCACGGAGCGGCGGGAGCAGTCGGGACGATGGTAACTCAGCTTGCACGCGAGACCGGCGCCTACGTCATCGGGACCGGACGCACTGCCGACCGGCAAAAGACCCTTGACTTCGGAGCACACGAGTTCGTCGACCTCAGTAACGACAACTTGCGTGATATCGGCGAAGTCGACCTTGTATTCGACGTGATCGGGGGTGACATCCAGAAGCAGTCTGCGTCCCTGATCCGTCCCGGTGGGACCCTGGTAAGCATCACCGGGCCGGTCGAAGCCCACCCGAAGGATGGCCTGGCAGTGGATTTCGTTGTCGAATCGGATCGTCGCCAGCTGGGGGAGATTGTCAGGCGAATCCGGGATGGACGACTGCGGACGAACATCGGCAACATTGGCCAAATGGAGGACGCAATCAGTGACCTCAACCCTGCCGAGCGACGGAACGGGAAGACGATCATCCAGGTGCGTCCGTAG
- a CDS encoding ferredoxin reductase: MTRTAMGWFTGSLVNAHPLTESARSITFAVPGWTGNAAGQHVDVRLTAPDGYQAVRSYSIASVGAGEEIELAIDRLPDGEVSPFLVDDLELGDRVELRGPLGGWFVWRPDQCKPVQLVAGGSGVVPLLAMMRAHTDSGSLAPMRLLYSIRTPDDAFFRDELLRHSSTSPTTWHYSRAVPPGWSRAAGRLTAEDLRVETLPPEQVPLIYICGPTGFVEAVSSGLVELGHSAENIRTERFGGN; encoded by the coding sequence GTGACACGGACCGCCATGGGCTGGTTTACCGGCAGCCTCGTGAATGCGCACCCCTTAACCGAGTCTGCTCGGAGTATCACCTTCGCCGTTCCGGGCTGGACGGGGAATGCGGCAGGCCAGCACGTCGATGTCCGACTAACTGCGCCGGACGGTTACCAGGCTGTTCGCTCGTACTCTATCGCCAGTGTCGGCGCCGGTGAAGAAATTGAGCTCGCTATCGACCGACTTCCAGACGGCGAAGTGTCTCCATTCCTAGTCGACGATCTCGAACTCGGTGATCGGGTCGAGCTGCGTGGACCGCTTGGCGGTTGGTTCGTGTGGCGACCCGACCAGTGCAAACCCGTCCAGCTAGTCGCCGGCGGCTCCGGGGTTGTTCCCCTGCTGGCGATGATGCGTGCGCACACCGACTCGGGAAGCTTGGCGCCTATGCGGCTTCTCTATTCGATTCGAACTCCAGATGACGCATTCTTCCGCGATGAACTACTTCGGCATTCGTCCACGTCACCCACTACCTGGCACTACAGCCGTGCCGTCCCGCCGGGCTGGTCTCGCGCTGCCGGTCGACTCACAGCTGAGGACCTGAGAGTGGAAACGCTGCCACCGGAACAAGTACCACTCATTTACATTTGCGGTCCCACAGGATTTGTCGAAGCCGTATCCAGCGGCCTTGTTGAGCTTGGGCATTCGGCTGAGAATATTCGCACTGAACGATTCGGCGGCAATTGA